The following proteins are co-located in the Chitinivorax sp. B genome:
- a CDS encoding SMP-30/gluconolactonase/LRE family protein, producing MRVRTVIVSCMALGLAYLLGWPVAVEPQAWTPPPAPALHGQWAPNLALASTRRIFTDGHGIPEDVAIGPDQYVYAGTSDGSILRMAQDGSAPQVLVNTGGRPLGMRFAPDGSLWVADGDKGLLRVTSDGHISVLATHADGVSFKLTDDLDVAVDGKVYFTDASYRFSFHDYQSDLLEHRANGRLLEYDPVTRQTRVLLKDLYFANGVAISPDQTFLLVVETGEYRVTRYWLNGAKAGHREVFIDNLPGVPDGISSNGRDTFWVALPTPRLSDLDKLLPHPFLRKMVARLPKVLQPKPTPMGFVIGLDLNGKVTHNLQDPDGQSYATITNVIEQNGKLWFGSLYEQAVGVLPVTDLPKTK from the coding sequence ATGCGTGTCCGTACGGTCATAGTGAGTTGCATGGCACTGGGGCTGGCCTACTTGCTCGGCTGGCCGGTAGCGGTGGAGCCACAAGCCTGGACACCGCCGCCGGCCCCTGCCTTACATGGACAATGGGCGCCGAATCTGGCGTTGGCCAGCACTCGGCGTATCTTCACTGATGGGCATGGCATCCCCGAGGATGTCGCGATCGGGCCAGATCAGTATGTGTATGCAGGAACCAGTGACGGCAGTATTCTGCGGATGGCTCAGGATGGTAGTGCGCCGCAGGTATTGGTAAACACGGGCGGGCGCCCATTGGGGATGCGTTTTGCCCCTGATGGCTCGCTATGGGTGGCTGATGGCGATAAAGGCCTGCTTAGGGTAACTTCTGATGGCCATATCAGCGTGTTGGCAACACATGCCGATGGCGTATCATTCAAACTGACCGATGACCTGGACGTGGCGGTGGATGGCAAAGTCTATTTCACCGATGCCAGCTATCGTTTCTCATTCCATGATTACCAAAGCGATTTACTCGAACACCGTGCCAATGGCCGTTTGCTGGAATATGACCCGGTTACCAGGCAAACACGGGTGCTGCTGAAAGACCTTTATTTTGCCAATGGTGTAGCCATCAGTCCGGATCAAACCTTCCTGTTGGTGGTGGAAACTGGCGAATACCGAGTTACCCGCTATTGGCTGAACGGAGCCAAGGCTGGCCATCGCGAGGTGTTCATCGATAATCTGCCAGGTGTGCCGGATGGTATCTCCAGCAATGGCCGGGATACTTTTTGGGTCGCGCTACCTACCCCACGCTTGAGCGACCTTGACAAATTGCTGCCGCACCCCTTTTTGCGCAAGATGGTGGCGCGATTGCCCAAGGTGTTACAACCTAAACCTACTCCCATGGGTTTTGTGATCGGGTTGGACCTGAATGGCAAGGTCACCCATAACCTGCAGGACCCCGACGGGCAGTCGTATGCCACCATTACCAATGTGATAGAGCAGAATGGCAAACTGTGGTTTGGCAGCTTGTATGAGCAAGCGGTCGGTGTATTACCAGTTACGGATTTGCCAAAGACAAAATAG
- a CDS encoding glutathione S-transferase family protein, with amino-acid sequence MKIYGHVNSRSTRALWAAEEVGASYEYESIDLMGGAARREPYISINPGGKVPALVEGELVLTESAAICNYLANRFPEASLLPKEGSKERALVDRWSYFAMTEMDAPLWTLTKHKMIYPEGKRVPAIIDVAIGEFARSVQLLEKGLGAQEFIVGSRFSVADLLLGHCLSWAKAFQVPIDSDIVMAYAKRLWARPALVRARAREMA; translated from the coding sequence ATGAAAATCTACGGTCACGTCAACTCCCGTTCTACTCGCGCCTTGTGGGCAGCGGAAGAAGTGGGTGCAAGCTATGAGTACGAAAGTATCGATTTGATGGGCGGTGCGGCACGACGCGAACCCTATATTTCGATCAATCCCGGCGGAAAGGTACCTGCATTGGTGGAAGGGGAGCTGGTGCTGACCGAATCGGCAGCCATCTGCAATTATCTGGCCAACCGTTTTCCGGAAGCAAGCCTGTTGCCAAAGGAGGGGAGCAAAGAACGTGCACTGGTCGACCGTTGGAGCTATTTCGCGATGACCGAGATGGATGCGCCATTGTGGACTTTGACCAAGCACAAAATGATCTATCCGGAAGGCAAGCGTGTGCCGGCGATCATTGATGTCGCAATTGGTGAATTTGCCCGGTCGGTACAGTTGCTGGAAAAAGGCTTGGGTGCACAGGAATTCATTGTTGGCAGTCGTTTTTCCGTGGCCGATCTGCTGCTGGGACACTGCCTGAGTTGGGCTAAAGCCTTTCAGGTACCTATCGATTCAGACATTGTCATGGCTTATGCAAAGCGCTTGTGGGCACGCCCGGCTTTGGTGCGGGCACGGGCGCGCGAAATGGCATGA